A part of Melittangium boletus DSM 14713 genomic DNA contains:
- a CDS encoding TauD/TfdA dioxygenase family protein, whose amino-acid sequence MQIQEGFIKGTGALVHGVDVRQLGGEEVRALREVLLYRQRFILFRGQSLSNTEYIDFARKFGTPQVYLQDNYHHPEHPEIFISSNVSVNGKKLGVARTGYYWHTDCSFQQTPLSLTMLYPQILPKARRETLFIDMHAVLERLPSGLRKRLEGHTALHGGNGRYKVREEDVGKPLHELIEDESRLAPPARHPVVIPHVVTGEKFLYLNEGFTLSIDGYASDESKALLSDTLAFIARPEHIITHEWQEGDILVWDNRTMLHRSGASPLHEPQMIYRIGIYDGHPFYTLEN is encoded by the coding sequence ATGCAAATACAAGAGGGATTCATCAAGGGGACCGGAGCGCTCGTTCACGGGGTCGATGTCCGACAGCTCGGTGGAGAGGAGGTGCGTGCGCTGCGGGAGGTCCTTCTCTATCGGCAGCGGTTCATCCTGTTTCGTGGACAATCGCTTTCGAACACCGAGTACATCGACTTCGCCCGGAAGTTCGGCACGCCGCAGGTCTATCTGCAGGACAACTATCACCATCCCGAGCACCCGGAGATCTTCATCTCCTCCAATGTCTCGGTGAACGGCAAGAAGCTGGGAGTCGCGCGGACGGGTTATTACTGGCACACGGACTGCTCCTTTCAGCAGACGCCCCTGTCCCTGACGATGCTCTACCCGCAGATTCTTCCGAAGGCGCGACGGGAGACGCTGTTCATCGACATGCACGCCGTCCTGGAGCGACTTCCCTCGGGACTGCGCAAGCGGCTCGAGGGCCACACGGCCCTGCACGGCGGGAATGGGCGCTACAAGGTCCGCGAGGAGGATGTCGGCAAGCCGCTGCACGAGCTCATCGAGGATGAGTCTCGCCTCGCGCCTCCCGCCCGCCATCCCGTCGTCATCCCGCATGTCGTGACGGGCGAGAAGTTCCTCTACCTCAACGAGGGATTCACCCTGAGCATCGACGGCTACGCGTCGGACGAGAGCAAGGCGCTGCTCTCGGACACCCTCGCCTTCATCGCCAGGCCAGAGCACATCATCACCCATGAATGGCAAGAGGGAGACATCCTCGTCTGGGACAACCGCACGATGCTCCACCGCTCCGGCGCGAGCCCGCTGCACGAGCCGCAAATGATCTACCGGATTGGCATCTACGACGGCCACCCCTTCTACACCCTCGAGAACTAA
- a CDS encoding IS3 family transposase, which translates to MRISSRRARAPGVTTTAGLVKALAEARALVALSKNAKGLVLGGRGRLHGLEVRAQVCRLVAQAIADGARQSSACRLLGISDRTVQRWRRPEQVQDGRLKTNRRPANQLSDQERGLVLNLLRSPVFSGLSPRQIVPRLADQGIYVASESTMYRLLRPPPHTPHAEDIRARPRPGHERRVSAPNQVWSWDITCLKGPSRGSSLYLYMMMDVFSRRIMGWRIHREERAEHAARFVRSVCEENGIQPAGLVLHSDNGRPMKGNTMLCTLRQLGIVPSFSRPQVSNDNPHAEALFSLLKRHKDYSPTAFSSQELACAWMVRFSEWYNRQHLHGSLCFVSPNDRYFGREGQVLARRRMVYERARQRAPIRWSRGSRRWQPPDPLQLRLRPPVGD; encoded by the coding sequence ATGCGAATCTCTTCTCGGCGTGCCCGGGCGCCAGGCGTGACGACCACGGCCGGGCTGGTGAAGGCTCTCGCGGAAGCACGGGCGCTGGTGGCCCTGTCGAAGAACGCGAAAGGACTCGTCCTGGGCGGCCGAGGGCGGCTCCACGGTCTGGAAGTGCGCGCCCAGGTATGCCGGCTCGTGGCGCAGGCCATCGCGGATGGCGCGCGACAGTCCTCCGCCTGCCGGTTGCTGGGAATCTCGGACCGGACCGTGCAGCGTTGGCGCAGACCCGAACAGGTCCAGGACGGACGGCTCAAGACGAACCGCCGCCCCGCCAACCAACTCAGTGACCAGGAGCGCGGGCTCGTCTTGAACCTGCTCCGCTCGCCTGTCTTCTCGGGACTCTCCCCCAGGCAGATCGTTCCACGACTCGCGGATCAGGGCATCTACGTGGCGTCGGAATCCACCATGTACCGGCTCCTCCGGCCGCCCCCCCACACACCGCACGCCGAGGACATCCGCGCCAGGCCACGGCCAGGACACGAGCGGCGCGTCTCGGCGCCCAACCAGGTCTGGAGTTGGGACATCACCTGCCTGAAGGGCCCGAGCCGAGGCTCCTCCCTCTATCTCTACATGATGATGGATGTGTTCAGCCGGCGCATCATGGGATGGAGGATCCATCGGGAGGAGCGCGCGGAGCACGCCGCCCGCTTCGTCCGCTCGGTCTGCGAGGAAAATGGCATCCAACCCGCTGGGCTCGTGTTGCACTCCGACAATGGGCGGCCGATGAAAGGGAACACGATGCTGTGCACCCTCCGGCAACTGGGCATCGTCCCCTCGTTCAGCCGTCCCCAGGTCAGCAATGACAATCCCCATGCCGAGGCGCTGTTCAGCCTCCTGAAGCGGCACAAGGACTATTCGCCCACGGCCTTCTCCTCACAGGAGCTCGCGTGTGCCTGGATGGTCCGGTTCAGCGAGTGGTACAACCGCCAGCATCTCCACGGAAGCCTGTGTTTCGTCTCTCCCAATGACAGGTATTTCGGACGTGAGGGCCAGGTGCTCGCGAGGCGGCGAATGGTCTATGAGCGAGCCAGGCAGCGGGCGCCCATCCGGTGGTCCAGGGGATCGAGGCGTTGGCAGCCCCCGGACCCGCTCCAGCTGAGGCTCCGGCCTCCCGTCGGCGACTGA
- a CDS encoding FcoT family thioesterase — translation MNTLPEHSAVSRELMDLVLAPYLPPCRYMKQAFARVPDTASANSSLVLHADFVIPSSCYINSTGHFNAVESNICVNQLAYLLFAWSLRGAKDHPFSAEVGPFDMETFREKQLPNMWILSLQTSFRRAINPHGFQGTIEWTHATRTRTKLLLLEMSFRFSDGERGQAEGQVKFGIN, via the coding sequence ATGAATACCCTGCCTGAACACAGCGCCGTCTCACGCGAGCTGATGGACCTCGTCCTCGCTCCGTATCTGCCCCCATGCCGTTACATGAAGCAAGCCTTCGCGAGGGTTCCGGACACCGCGTCGGCCAACTCGTCGTTGGTGCTTCATGCGGACTTCGTGATTCCGTCCTCGTGCTACATCAACTCGACGGGCCACTTCAACGCGGTCGAATCCAATATCTGCGTCAACCAGCTCGCCTATCTGCTGTTCGCCTGGTCGCTGCGGGGAGCGAAGGATCATCCTTTCTCCGCCGAGGTCGGTCCATTCGACATGGAGACCTTCCGCGAGAAACAGCTTCCCAACATGTGGATCCTCTCCCTGCAAACGTCCTTTCGCAGGGCCATCAACCCTCACGGCTTCCAGGGGACGATCGAGTGGACCCATGCGACCCGCACGCGCACGAAGCTGCTCTTGCTGGAGATGTCCTTCCGGTTCTCCGACGGCGAGCGAGGGCAGGCCGAGGGCCAGGTGAAGTTCGGCATCAACTGA
- a CDS encoding TauD/TfdA family dioxygenase, which translates to MNNTVKTDILYPESEFLLVVEAKQQGMPAAAWAEENRAFLKAAILRHRGVILRGFDCDRNGFSATAKALEPEAIDYRGGIGPRTLVAPEVYNSTELPPKHSLAQHHEMAYNAYWPMQILFFCEEPPEEGGATTLCDARRLYESLPTSLRDKFLHHGLKYVRNYTKDTPYRSIQETFGTTDPQWITEFCKKNGVQAEWHGENRLTLTQRAPAVRAHPETGTPAFFNTLVLWHYTYWSKLLGSFTGTMSSAAQGEVWQNAFYGDGTPIEDSVVADILALYEEQEVSIEWKKNDVLYFDNMLASHGRLPFAGRRKILASFRSPRYAAQSA; encoded by the coding sequence ATGAACAACACCGTCAAGACAGACATTCTGTATCCCGAGAGTGAGTTCCTGCTGGTCGTCGAGGCGAAGCAGCAGGGCATGCCCGCCGCGGCATGGGCCGAGGAAAACCGTGCGTTCCTGAAGGCCGCCATCCTCCGCCACCGCGGCGTCATCCTGCGCGGCTTCGACTGCGACCGGAATGGCTTCTCGGCCACGGCGAAGGCGCTCGAACCGGAGGCCATCGACTACCGGGGCGGCATCGGACCGCGCACCCTCGTCGCGCCGGAGGTCTACAACTCGACGGAGCTGCCGCCCAAGCACAGCCTCGCCCAGCACCACGAGATGGCCTACAACGCCTACTGGCCCATGCAGATCCTGTTCTTCTGCGAGGAGCCTCCCGAGGAGGGAGGCGCGACGACCCTCTGCGACGCGCGCCGTCTCTACGAGAGCCTGCCCACCTCCCTCCGGGACAAGTTCCTCCACCACGGGCTCAAGTACGTGCGCAACTACACGAAGGACACGCCCTACCGCTCCATCCAGGAGACCTTCGGAACCACGGATCCCCAGTGGATCACCGAGTTCTGCAAGAAGAACGGCGTCCAGGCCGAGTGGCACGGCGAGAACCGGCTGACGCTCACGCAGCGGGCCCCCGCGGTGCGCGCGCACCCCGAGACAGGCACTCCCGCCTTCTTCAACACCCTGGTGCTGTGGCACTACACCTACTGGTCGAAGCTCCTGGGGTCGTTCACCGGGACGATGTCGAGCGCCGCGCAGGGCGAGGTCTGGCAGAACGCCTTCTACGGCGACGGCACCCCCATCGAGGACTCGGTGGTCGCCGACATCCTCGCGCTGTACGAGGAGCAGGAGGTGTCCATCGAGTGGAAGAAGAACGACGTCCTCTACTTCGACAACATGCTCGCCTCGCATGGCCGTCTGCCGTTCGCCGGCCGGCGGAAGATCCTGGCGTCATTCCGCTCGCCCCGTTACGCCGCGCAAAGCGCGTAG